The segment CGCTATTTGAGAATTACTTTGATAACCTTCTGCAAGTTTTAAGTTAAACAATAGATTCATTCTTAGCAGAAAGTTGCGTTAGGGATAGAAGTGGAAAGTCCGCAGCGAAGCGAGGACTTGCAACGGATAGCCCGACCCGATAGGGGAACGCCCAAATAATTTTTTTCAGGATTTGCATTTATACTTCGTTTAGCTTCAACCCTTTCAATTTTAAAATCTGCATTTAATTCGTTAAAAAAATTGTCATTCTCATCTTTGCCCATAAAGTATAAATTACTCAATATCCAATGATGGCCCAATATATCCAGATTATTACAAAAATTTCTCAATCGCTCCTGTTCCGCATCGTCAAATACTTCCTGTGCATAGGTATTAAAACTAGAAGTCTGGCTGAGTGGCTTGTAAGGTGGGTCTAGGTAAAAAAGACTTGGCTTGTCTATTCCCGAGAGTGTATCCTCAAAATCACCACAGCGCATTACTACCTTTTTCAGTGCTTCGTGTACAGCTAATATATTTTCTTTTTGGCATATAGTAGGCAAGGTATATCTACCTATAGGTACATTATATTTGTTTTTCCTATTGACACGATAGAGTCCATTGAAGCAGGTTTTATTTAGAAAAATAAATAAGGCTGCCTGATGTATATTATCTGATTTTCTGCTATTAAAAATAGTTCTTTTCTCAGCATAATATTCACGGCGTCTCTCTTCAAGCTTATCAACTGCATGAAATTCTTCTTGCCATTCATTGAGAAGCGAAATAAGTTGTATTGGTTGGCTAGCAATAATCTGATAACAATTTACGAGGTCAGCATTGATATCATTGATGATGGCATGTTCTATTTTTGGAAATTCATTCAATACCCAAAACAACACAGCACCACTGCCTACGAAGGGTTCTACATAAGTGGATTTTTCCGAATAGAATCTTTTGGGTATTCTTTTAGAAATCTCTGCGAGAAGTTGTGTTTTACCCCCTGCCCATTTTAGAAAGGGTTTGGCTACAATATTTGACATATAACTATTATAGAGACAAATATAACCAAAGTTTCATTGGAATTTAGCTTGATTATCCACAAAATTCATATAAAGTTTTGGTTAAACTCCCTTCTTCCTCAACACAAAATTCTGACCGAGATATACTTTTCGAACCGTTTCATCTTGGCTGAGTTCTTCGGCGGTACCTGATTTCAGAACACTTCCTTCGAAAAGCAGATAAGCTCTTTCGATAATGGAAAGAGTTTCTTGCACATTATGGTCTGTAATCAAGACTCCTATATTTTTATCTTTGAGTTGAACCACTATTTTCTGAATATCCTCTACAGCAATTGGGTCTATCCCTGCAAAGGGTTCGTCTAGTAAAATGAAAGCAGGACTCGTAGCCAGACAGCGCGCTATTTCGGTTCTTCTTCTCTCACCTCCCGAAAGCACATCGCCATTGCTCTTGCGAACGTGTCCCAGTCTAAATTCTGCTATTAAATTTTCCAATCTATCTTTTTGTTCCTGCTTAGAAAGATTTGTCATCTCCAATACAGCGAGAATATTATCCTCCACGGTCATTTTTCTAAAAACAGAAGGTTCTTGCGGTAAATAACCTATTCCCATTTGAGCTCGCTTATACATTGGTATCTTGGTGATCTCTTCCTCATTGAGAAATACCTTACCTCCATCGGGTTTGATTAAACCCACCGTGATATAAAATGATGTCGTCTTCCCTGCACCGTTGGGTCCTAGCAAGCCAACAATTTCACCTTGCTTGACTTCGATCGATACATCATTGACGACCTTTCTGCCTTTATATGCCTTGACTATATGTTCTGTGCGTAATACTTTCAATATTTATATTTTATAGTTTTACTACTTTGTATTCTTATATCCCAGTTGAATTAATAAATCTTTCAACTTAGCTACGTAATCGCCTTGAATAATTATTTCTCCATCTTTGACCGTACCTCCTACACCTAGTTTAGTTTTCAACTGCTTAGCTAAAGCTTCTAATTCGCTATCTGAGCCTTGAAATCCATGGACTATAGAAGCCTTTTTTCCTGCGCGATGCTTAGTTTCCAAACGTATTCGTAATTTCTGACTATTGGAATCTAAGTTTAAATCTTCTTCCAATTCTTCATCCTCCAACTGCTGATTGGGATTTGTAGAATAGACTAGCTTATTTTTACTCATAATTCGTATTGACGATTCAAAAATAGAGTTTTTGCACTATACCTTCGCTAAAATCCTATAAGCGATATCAAAGGTTTCTTGGCTATAAGCAGCAAACAAATCTTGTTTTCTCAATTCTTCTATCCTAACTTTTTTCATCCATTTTATTTCAGAGACCTCTTCATTAAACACTATTTTTCCCATCATAAATGACGGTAAAAATCCACTAAATAAAGTCACTAGAGATGTTCCTATGGTAAAATGAGATTGCAATTCTAAATCTAATTGTGTAGAATTCAAACCCAACTCTTCTTCTACTTCCCGATAAGCCGCTTGCATGATATCATACTCTCCACTGACCAGGCTTCCTGTAGTTGTAGCCCACCGATTGGGAAACCAAGTAAGATGAGCTGCACGCTTTTGAATTAAAAATTCCTGATGCTCATTATAAATCCATATATGAACAATACGATGAAAAAAACCATCTGGTATAGTCTCACCACGCTTTACAGAAATCCCTTGATACTCTCCTGTAGCATTATACAAGTCCCAGAATTCCATCTATCTGATAAGGGTAACACTACCAGACTGAACTATGCGTTCATTATCATAAGTAAAAGCTTCGACATACCACACATAAACTCCTGCAGGACTCTTATCGCCATCTATGGTTCCATTCCAGCCAGAATTAATATCTGTCGTCGAAAATACTTTTTCACCCCAGCGATTAAAAACTTTAAAATAAGTAATGGAACGAATATTGAGATGTTTGACAATCTTAAACTCATCGTTGATGCCGTCTCCATTTGGAGTAAATCCTGTGGGAATTAAAAGAACATTTTTTCCATAGACAAAAACATAGACACTATCGCGCCCTATACAACCTCGTCCATCTGTAGCTTCCACAAAATAAAGCGTCGTATCTTTTGGACTTACACTTATTTCTTTTAAATATGGATTAGTTGATAATTCACTTTTAGGAAACCATTCAACTTGATCCACCTCAGTTTTCGCATTTAAGATTATTTCTTGTCCTCGATAAATATTGGTGTCCTTACCTAGGTCTACTTTTGGTATACTATCGACGTAGACATCTACTTTGATAGAATCTGTAAAACAGTCGTTCGATATCACAGCGGTATAGGTGAAAAATGAATCTGGGAAAACCTGTGGTGTCCTGGATAAAGTATCGTTAATATTATATGGTGGCTTCCAGAGATAATACAACCCCCCCTCAGCATATAAATCTATAAATTTACCCTTACATATTCTTACAGGCCCTTTAGCATAAGGCTTGATAGGCTTTTGAACTGGGATAATAAAACTATCTAGCCATGTACATTGATGAATATTTGTAGCTTTTACATAATATTTCGTAGTCTCTTCTGGAAATGCTAATACTGTTTTAGCTGTATCCGAACTTAAAGAATTAGAAGGTCGCCAAAGATACTCACATTTTTCTTTGGTTAAAATTGTCAAAGCGACTGTATCTCCCATACAGAGATATCTGGGGAGATTTACAACACTTAAATATGGCAATTCATGCACCAGAAGTCGAATGGAATCTATATTGCTACAAGTATTGGTATCTATTACCTTTAAAGTATAAGTTTGAGAAGTCTTAGGCTTGGCTGTAGGGTTTGAGATTTTTTTATTACTAAAACTAGGTTCGTTTGTAGTCCATGTATAGTCGACATGAGCTGGGTTCGAGATAAACTGGTAGGTCTCACCGAAACATATAGAATCTAGAGATATCAGCCCTACATCTGGTAGCGGAAAAACATTAACCCTTACAGTATCGAATCTTGTATAACAATAATTTGAAATTCGAAGAGTATATTCTGTGGTGGTAAGTGGTTTTAAAATTGGTGTTCGAATATTCGAGTTAGAAATATTGAAAGGTGCGAATGGATTCGATGTCCATTGATATGCTGAAAACTCACCCTGATCATGCGGGAAGATTTGAAATGTATCTCGCGGACATATCGAGGTATCGTTCATCAATATAAAATTGAAATTAGGGTCTAAAACAATAACCCTGACAGTATCACGTATTAGACATCGATTTGTATCTATACCATGAAAAATATAATCTGTATTTTGAATAGGTCTTGCGATAGGCGTATATGTATTCGCATTTGTCAAGGTAGCATTAGGTAGCCAATAGACAGAATTAAAGACCCCTGTTCCGTTTAGTTGCACAAAGTCTCTAGCATTGACACTAGGTGGCAAGCAAATACTAGTATCGGTTCCTGCATTAATTGAAGTTTTGGTGAAAAATTTAATTTTGACTGTATCAAAATTGAAGCAACTGTTAGCATCTGTTCCTTTTACGATATAGCTTATAGAATCAGGATACGGTGGGCTAGCTATGGTCGAAGCGGCATTTGCATTAGACAAATAGACAGGTGGAGACCACTGATAATTCAATGCTCCTGTGGCAAAAAGTGGTGTCACCTGATCATAACAAAGAGTAGTATCTCTAAATGCTCTCACGACAGGGAGTGGATTTACGGTAAAAGGGAAACTCATAGAATCCTTACAACCAAAATTAGAAATAGCCCACAGGTTGATAGTACCTGCAGCCATGGTCGTAGGTGTATAAAAAGCATTACATGTTGTAAATTGAAGACTATTGGGTAGAGTCCAACGATAAGCAGTTATAACCGATGGTGATGAAATAGAAACTTTGCATTCAAGGTTCATAGGTTGACCAATACAGCCATTAGGAACTATCGCTGCAATATTTGGCTTAGCTAAAATAGTCACTTTTTTTACTATCTCAGAAGTGCAACCAGCATGGGTAGTTACTTTTAGTTTCACATTAAAATCACCAGCATTCGTATAGGTATATACTGGATTTTTCAAACTAGATTTTTGACCATTGCCAAATTCCCAATCCCATTTGACTATTGGTCCACCCGTCAAGGGAGTTAAATCATTAAATTGAATGGGCGAACCTTGACATACCTGATCCTGAAAATTAAAGTTGGCCACTAACTTTGGATACACTTTGCAAATTCTACGAGTAGTATCAAAACATAGCTGACCGTCTATCCTTTTCTTAAATGCTCTCAATACTACAGTATAAATACCCGAATCAGAAAAAGTATGTGTAGGATTGGCCTGAGTAGATGTATTATTGGCACCGCTAGCCGGATCCCCGAAATTCCATTCATATCTATCTGCATTCGTACTAGTATTGGTAAAACTTACTCTTAAATCACCGCATAGAATAAATGTACCAATATTTAGCTTAGGATCAAAGGTGCCAGGAACAAAGGGTGCATCCGCTTTGGGCAAATCACAATCGACTACGTTGTACTGAAAATCGCGAGCAAATGAATTTATAACTTCTCCATTCCGTATCTCCTTGACCATAACCGAAGCTACAAAGCGACCAACCCTATCTGGTTTACAAACCAATAATCCAGATACAGGATCTATACTCATTGGGGGATTTCCTCCTAAAATATTATTGACACTATAGCCATTAGACCAAGAAACAGGATTGACATTTAAGGTCTGAATCCTATTAATGGGATTATCTGAATCTAAGCCTGCGAGAGGAGTTGAGAGTGAATACTCAAGCGCATCACCGTCAGTATCTGTAGCTGAATGGTCAAAATAAAAGGACTGATTGACACATATAAATATAGGTGGAAATTCTTTAAATCTAGCAGAATTATTAGGCTTGGTGCCATATGGTGGGATAAAAGTACGCAAGGTAAAACCGGGTTTATCTTGCTTCCCTGGCTGATTTTGTATATTTAAGATGCCATCATTTCTGCAGCATCGCATGTGCTGAATGGTATATCCTACATTATTTTTAGGCAAGGTAATAATGGTCTCATACAGTCCTCGCTCTACACAGGTAGATTTATCTACTTTCAAGCATGGATTGACAATTACAGGTTTAATTTCCACCCTACTTAATAACGATAATGCATTATTATTAGCATAAATATTGAAATCTATATTCCCTTCAAATACGCTAAAATAGAATGGTGGCATTTGCTGACCATTTTTAGGAGGGGTGCCATCATAATCTACTACAACTTGCGAATTACAATCCCTATATACCTCAAAGATAAGCTTGTATCGATCGCCACCAAGATATTCATAGTAGATAACTCCGCCCACAATGTGAGTCGCAAACACAGTCTGATAGCTCAATACAACCATCAATAAACTGATAAAAATATAAGTGGCTCGTTTCAAGTATAAAATATTGGTTACTACAAAGTTAATATAAATAAATCAAATAGAATATTAATAATTGGGCAAGAACTATTGGATTAACAATATTTTGCATGGGTTAATCTTTTTTATATAACGTAAAATCAGACTAGAAATTTATATTTGCATAAAACAAAAATCAAGATGGCAAATAACGCTACAGATATCAGAGAACTAAATGAAATAGTAAACAGAGAAAGTTTATTTATTGAAGTTATAGAGCGAGAACTTTCTAAAAAAATTGTAGGGCAAAAAGATATGATAGACAAAATTCTACTCGCCCTTCTTGCTCATGGACATATCCTCTTAGAAGGTATGCCTGGTCTAGCTAAGACGCTCACAATTAAATCCTTAGCAGACTCTCTAAAATGTACATTTAATAGAATTCAATTTACCCCTGACCTCTTGCCTGCGGATATTGTAGGTACTATGATATATAATCAAAAGGTCGGTGAATTTCAAGTTAAAAAAGGACCTGTATTTGCCAATTTTCTTTTGGCAGATGAGATCAACAGGGCTCCTTCTAAAGTACAGTCTGCCTTGCTAGAGGCTATGCAAGAAAAACAAGTGACATTAGGTGAGCAGTCCTATAGACTCGACGAACCATTTTTAGTAATGGCTACTCAAAACCCATTGGAACAAGAAGGAACCTATCCGCTCCCAGAAGCCCAGCTAGATAGATTTATGATGAAAATCCTGGTAGGCTATCCTACGAAAGCAAATGAGATAGAAATTTTGAAACAAAACTCGAGTGACCATCGCTCTGTAATAGAACCAGTAGTGGATAAAATGGCTATCATCAAAGCCAAAGAAATCGTCAAGCAAATTTACATGGATGAGAAAATTGAACAATACATAGTAGATATTGTTTTTGCCTCAAGATTTCCAGCTGACAATAAATTAGATAAATTAAAACACCTGATAGCTTATGGCGGCTCACCTAGAGCCTCTATCAATCTAGCCTTGGCGGCTAAAGCGAATGCCTTCATGAAACGCAGAGGGTATGTAATTCCTGAAGATGTGAGAAATGTATGTTATGATATTCTTCGACATAGAATAGGACTCACCTATGAGGCAGAAGCAGAAAATATCACAACAGATGATATTATTACAGAACTATTGAACGCAGTAGAAGTACCATAGTAGTATGGAGGTATCCGAGCTCATAAAAAAAGTTCGTAAACTCGAACTTAAAACCCGAAAGCAAAGTAAGGACTTGTTTACAGGAAACTATACCTCTACTTTTAAAGGTAAAGGTATTTCATTTCATGGCGTCAGAGCTTATACCTACGGAGACGATGTGCGAAACATTGATTGGAACGTAACTTCTCGTAGTCAAGAACCTTATATTAAAGAATTCGAAGAGGAAAGAGAGCTGACTTTTATTTTATTAGTAGATATTTCGTTGTCAAATTATTTTGGCAGTGGGGAATCCTCCAAGCGAGACATAGTCAATGAAGTAGCAGCAACGCTTTCCTTCAGTGCTCTTAATAACAATGATAAAGTAGGTGTCATTTTTTTTAGTGAAAAGGTAGAAAAATATATTCCACCCAAAAAGGGGAAATCGCATATTTTAACCATATTGAGAGAATTAATAAACATAGAACCTTCTAGATCTACAACCAATGTAGGAGAAGCACTTCAATTTTTAAGTAATACGATAAAGAAAAAGTCCACGGTGTTTATCCTTTCAGATTTTATTGAAAGTGGTGATTTTGAGAAACAATTGATGATTTCTCGTACCAAGCATAATTTTTATGCCCTTCAATTCTATGACAAAGCAGAAGAGAACTTTCCTGACCTTGGCTTGGTAGAACTTTTCAACTCTGAAAAGCAGCGTTATGAATGGGTTGATACCACATCATTATCCTTTAAAAACCATATGAAAACTAAGATTCAAGAAAATCTAAAAAGGCACAAAACCTTATTTAAAAAGATAGGAGGTGAATACTGCGCCATAGACACCCAAGAACCATATATTCATAAGGTGGCAGAGTTGTTTAGGAAGTAATAATTAACCTAAATTAATCATTAGAAGTCACAACATGCCGAACTAAATGATTTGGTTGTCCTGAAGGTTCTTCGGGACGATTTAGTATTAGTTTCAATCCCGTGCGTACGGGATTGCAAAAGATTGAAATAGAAATTCTTAATCGATTTCGCATTTTCTAATGCGGAATTCG is part of the Chitinophagales bacterium genome and harbors:
- a CDS encoding translation initiation factor; this encodes MSKNKLVYSTNPNQQLEDEELEEDLNLDSNSQKLRIRLETKHRAGKKASIVHGFQGSDSELEALAKQLKTKLGVGGTVKDGEIIIQGDYVAKLKDLLIQLGYKNTK
- a CDS encoding DUF58 domain-containing protein; this translates as MEVSELIKKVRKLELKTRKQSKDLFTGNYTSTFKGKGISFHGVRAYTYGDDVRNIDWNVTSRSQEPYIKEFEEERELTFILLVDISLSNYFGSGESSKRDIVNEVAATLSFSALNNNDKVGVIFFSEKVEKYIPPKKGKSHILTILRELINIEPSRSTTNVGEALQFLSNTIKKKSTVFILSDFIESGDFEKQLMISRTKHNFYALQFYDKAEENFPDLGLVELFNSEKQRYEWVDTTSLSFKNHMKTKIQENLKRHKTLFKKIGGEYCAIDTQEPYIHKVAELFRK
- a CDS encoding AAA family ATPase: MANNATDIRELNEIVNRESLFIEVIERELSKKIVGQKDMIDKILLALLAHGHILLEGMPGLAKTLTIKSLADSLKCTFNRIQFTPDLLPADIVGTMIYNQKVGEFQVKKGPVFANFLLADEINRAPSKVQSALLEAMQEKQVTLGEQSYRLDEPFLVMATQNPLEQEGTYPLPEAQLDRFMMKILVGYPTKANEIEILKQNSSDHRSVIEPVVDKMAIIKAKEIVKQIYMDEKIEQYIVDIVFASRFPADNKLDKLKHLIAYGGSPRASINLALAAKANAFMKRRGYVIPEDVRNVCYDILRHRIGLTYEAEAENITTDDIITELLNAVEVP
- a CDS encoding NUDIX domain-containing protein; translated protein: MEFWDLYNATGEYQGISVKRGETIPDGFFHRIVHIWIYNEHQEFLIQKRAAHLTWFPNRWATTTGSLVSGEYDIMQAAYREVEEELGLNSTQLDLELQSHFTIGTSLVTLFSGFLPSFMMGKIVFNEEVSEIKWMKKVRIEELRKQDLFAAYSQETFDIAYRILAKV
- the lptB gene encoding LPS export ABC transporter ATP-binding protein, with the protein product MLKVLRTEHIVKAYKGRKVVNDVSIEVKQGEIVGLLGPNGAGKTTSFYITVGLIKPDGGKVFLNEEEITKIPMYKRAQMGIGYLPQEPSVFRKMTVEDNILAVLEMTNLSKQEQKDRLENLIAEFRLGHVRKSNGDVLSGGERRRTEIARCLATSPAFILLDEPFAGIDPIAVEDIQKIVVQLKDKNIGVLITDHNVQETLSIIERAYLLFEGSVLKSGTAEELSQDETVRKVYLGQNFVLRKKGV
- a CDS encoding DNA adenine methylase, with product MSNIVAKPFLKWAGGKTQLLAEISKRIPKRFYSEKSTYVEPFVGSGAVLFWVLNEFPKIEHAIINDINADLVNCYQIIASQPIQLISLLNEWQEEFHAVDKLEERRREYYAEKRTIFNSRKSDNIHQAALFIFLNKTCFNGLYRVNRKNKYNVPIGRYTLPTICQKENILAVHEALKKVVMRCGDFEDTLSGIDKPSLFYLDPPYKPLSQTSSFNTYAQEVFDDAEQERLRNFCNNLDILGHHWILSNLYFMGKDENDNFFNELNADFKIERVEAKRSINANPEKNYLGVPLSGRAIRCKSSLRCGLSTSIPNATFC
- a CDS encoding PKD domain-containing protein, which translates into the protein MKRATYIFISLLMVVLSYQTVFATHIVGGVIYYEYLGGDRYKLIFEVYRDCNSQVVVDYDGTPPKNGQQMPPFYFSVFEGNIDFNIYANNNALSLLSRVEIKPVIVNPCLKVDKSTCVERGLYETIITLPKNNVGYTIQHMRCCRNDGILNIQNQPGKQDKPGFTLRTFIPPYGTKPNNSARFKEFPPIFICVNQSFYFDHSATDTDGDALEYSLSTPLAGLDSDNPINRIQTLNVNPVSWSNGYSVNNILGGNPPMSIDPVSGLLVCKPDRVGRFVASVMVKEIRNGEVINSFARDFQYNVVDCDLPKADAPFVPGTFDPKLNIGTFILCGDLRVSFTNTSTNADRYEWNFGDPASGANNTSTQANPTHTFSDSGIYTVVLRAFKKRIDGQLCFDTTRRICKVYPKLVANFNFQDQVCQGSPIQFNDLTPLTGGPIVKWDWEFGNGQKSSLKNPVYTYTNAGDFNVKLKVTTHAGCTSEIVKKVTILAKPNIAAIVPNGCIGQPMNLECKVSISSPSVITAYRWTLPNSLQFTTCNAFYTPTTMAAGTINLWAISNFGCKDSMSFPFTVNPLPVVRAFRDTTLCYDQVTPLFATGALNYQWSPPVYLSNANAASTIASPPYPDSISYIVKGTDANSCFNFDTVKIKFFTKTSINAGTDTSICLPPSVNARDFVQLNGTGVFNSVYWLPNATLTNANTYTPIARPIQNTDYIFHGIDTNRCLIRDTVRVIVLDPNFNFILMNDTSICPRDTFQIFPHDQGEFSAYQWTSNPFAPFNISNSNIRTPILKPLTTTEYTLRISNYCYTRFDTVRVNVFPLPDVGLISLDSICFGETYQFISNPAHVDYTWTTNEPSFSNKKISNPTAKPKTSQTYTLKVIDTNTCSNIDSIRLLVHELPYLSVVNLPRYLCMGDTVALTILTKEKCEYLWRPSNSLSSDTAKTVLAFPEETTKYYVKATNIHQCTWLDSFIIPVQKPIKPYAKGPVRICKGKFIDLYAEGGLYYLWKPPYNINDTLSRTPQVFPDSFFTYTAVISNDCFTDSIKVDVYVDSIPKVDLGKDTNIYRGQEIILNAKTEVDQVEWFPKSELSTNPYLKEISVSPKDTTLYFVEATDGRGCIGRDSVYVFVYGKNVLLIPTGFTPNGDGINDEFKIVKHLNIRSITYFKVFNRWGEKVFSTTDINSGWNGTIDGDKSPAGVYVWYVEAFTYDNERIVQSGSVTLIR